One genomic segment of Plasmodium cynomolgi strain B DNA, chromosome 14, whole genome shotgun sequence includes these proteins:
- a CDS encoding hypothetical protein (putative), producing the protein MSDPSSNYDPKVAATLYDAFGDYMMKPTVVGECSCSYALNVFLGLLLFNVMLYLSYIVGKKEIFQKLKYHGYY; encoded by the exons ATGAGTGACCCATCATCAAACTACGACCCAAAAGTTGCTGCCACCCTGTACGATGCCTTCGGAGACTATATGATGAAACCAACCGTTGTAGGTGAATGCTCATGCAGCTATGCCCTCAACGTTTTTCTCGGATTGTTGTTATTCAATGTGATGTTATACTTGTCCTACATCGTTGGTAAAAAG gAAATCTTCCAAAAACTTAAATACCACGGATATTATTAA